A single genomic interval of Streptomyces graminofaciens harbors:
- a CDS encoding SpdD protein: MFLPKYPDNPTPAPAHTHTPTDPAPVRRTLPTLHISPAVVAAVVMGGVVLTALLAAVAVSAISVAIAAVVLRSLLREQNRR; this comes from the coding sequence ATGTTCCTGCCCAAGTACCCCGACAACCCCACCCCGGCGCCCGCACACACCCACACCCCGACTGACCCGGCGCCCGTCCGGCGCACGCTCCCAACGCTCCACATCAGCCCCGCCGTGGTGGCGGCCGTGGTCATGGGCGGTGTCGTCCTTACCGCGCTCCTGGCCGCCGTCGCCGTCTCGGCCATCTCCGTGGCCATCGCGGCTGTGGTCCTGCGCTCCCTGCTGCGCGAGCAGAACCGGCGCTGA
- a CDS encoding mobile element transfer protein translates to MSANRRFRNVTRIGPVQVATSYDGRGREKHTAACTAPRCGFSADYDSRAAAELAARTHRCPVR, encoded by the coding sequence ATGTCCGCCAACCGCCGCTTCCGCAACGTCACCCGCATCGGCCCCGTCCAGGTCGCCACGTCCTACGACGGCCGGGGCCGTGAGAAGCACACCGCCGCCTGCACCGCGCCGCGCTGCGGCTTCTCCGCCGACTACGACAGCCGCGCCGCCGCCGAGCTGGCCGCACGCACCCACCGCTGCCCCGTCCGCTGA
- a CDS encoding DUF2637 domain-containing protein: protein MRAQLARVDAVLVQALIAAALSFAHLHDIALAAGQDGWKAWAYPVSVDLLLVAAWRRLRSGEAKAAGWCWFVIALAASLGANVATAGLLDMNDVPAWLRILVAGWPAVAFLGGTLLAHTTPTTAAEDTEHTADPADQEDAPEHVPNLDPVEPPEPSPSPPAIEPPPERPAVAVPAALVEHARKVAAEHHTRTGTPIDTPTLRARLGVPAPMAEAIAAHL, encoded by the coding sequence ATGCGCGCCCAACTGGCCCGTGTCGACGCGGTGCTCGTCCAGGCGCTCATCGCCGCCGCGCTGTCCTTCGCCCACCTGCACGACATCGCCCTGGCGGCCGGACAGGACGGCTGGAAAGCGTGGGCCTACCCGGTCTCGGTCGACCTGTTGCTCGTCGCCGCCTGGCGCCGACTGCGCTCGGGTGAGGCGAAAGCGGCCGGGTGGTGCTGGTTCGTCATCGCCCTCGCCGCCTCCCTCGGCGCGAACGTCGCCACCGCCGGCCTCCTCGACATGAACGACGTCCCGGCCTGGCTGCGCATCCTCGTCGCGGGCTGGCCCGCCGTCGCCTTCCTCGGCGGAACCCTCCTCGCCCACACCACACCGACAACGGCCGCCGAGGACACCGAGCACACAGCCGACCCTGCGGACCAGGAGGACGCCCCCGAACACGTCCCGAACCTCGACCCGGTGGAGCCGCCGGAACCGTCGCCGAGTCCACCGGCCATCGAGCCGCCGCCTGAGCGACCTGCCGTCGCCGTCCCGGCTGCCCTCGTTGAACACGCCCGCAAGGTCGCCGCTGAACACCACACACGCACCGGAACACCCATCGACACCCCCACCCTTCGCGCCCGCCTCGGCGTCCCCGCGCCCATGGCCGAAGCCATCGCCGCCCACCTCTGA
- a CDS encoding FtsK/SpoIIIE domain-containing protein: protein MSDLVTLLEVGGPVAALGGGAAYARAKHPRVYWPTVGLPISTARLLGTYGSVMEACGLTVAPSRLRVLAVKATTRREVRPVPPRRGIIRPTATGLRLRLRLAPGQEPADVAASAERLRHAWGVHAVYVTTVKPGVVELRLVGFDVLRNVRMPRKAAVEFLKVPVALREDATPFVRDYRTIPHQLTLGATLSGKSMYLRHLITGLARQPVALVGIDCKRGVELAPFASRLSALATDPEQAAELLPVLVKEMENRYDLIKARQGIAPDTPDEEITSDIWGLPESERPVPIVLFVDEVAELFLVATKKDEERRDEMVTQLIRLAQLGRAAGIYLEVCGQRFGAELGKGATMLRAQLTGRVCHRVNDEASAKMALGDIAPEAVLAACAIAPELPGLAVAGDTSGGWSRIRTPYLSLGDAAGICRESAHLVPDLPALKPFQPYVPVLSVESPAPAVQPHPLTD, encoded by the coding sequence ATGTCCGACCTGGTGACACTTCTGGAGGTGGGTGGTCCTGTCGCCGCACTCGGCGGCGGGGCCGCCTACGCCCGAGCCAAACACCCCCGCGTGTACTGGCCCACGGTCGGCCTGCCGATATCCACCGCCCGACTCCTCGGGACGTACGGCTCGGTCATGGAGGCATGCGGGCTGACCGTGGCGCCGTCCCGGCTGCGGGTCCTCGCCGTCAAGGCCACCACCCGCCGCGAAGTCCGGCCGGTACCGCCGCGCCGGGGCATCATCCGGCCCACCGCGACCGGGCTGCGGCTTCGCCTCCGGCTCGCTCCGGGCCAGGAACCGGCGGACGTCGCCGCCTCCGCCGAGCGGCTGCGGCACGCGTGGGGGGTGCACGCCGTGTACGTGACGACGGTCAAGCCGGGCGTGGTCGAACTGCGGCTTGTCGGCTTCGACGTGCTGCGGAACGTGCGGATGCCCCGCAAGGCCGCCGTCGAGTTCCTCAAGGTGCCCGTGGCACTGCGGGAGGACGCGACCCCGTTCGTCCGCGACTACCGCACCATTCCCCATCAGCTGACCCTCGGCGCCACGCTGTCGGGGAAGTCCATGTACCTGCGGCACCTGATCACCGGGCTCGCCCGGCAACCCGTCGCGCTGGTCGGTATCGACTGCAAGCGGGGCGTGGAGCTGGCGCCGTTCGCCTCCCGGCTCTCCGCCCTCGCCACCGACCCCGAGCAGGCGGCCGAACTGCTGCCCGTGCTCGTCAAGGAAATGGAGAACCGCTACGACCTGATCAAGGCCCGGCAAGGCATCGCCCCGGACACCCCCGACGAGGAGATCACCTCCGACATCTGGGGCCTGCCCGAGAGTGAACGCCCGGTACCGATCGTGCTGTTCGTCGACGAGGTGGCCGAACTCTTCCTCGTCGCCACGAAGAAGGACGAGGAACGCCGGGACGAGATGGTCACCCAGCTCATCCGCCTCGCCCAGCTCGGCCGCGCCGCCGGGATCTACCTGGAGGTCTGCGGGCAGCGCTTCGGCGCCGAGCTGGGCAAGGGCGCCACCATGCTCCGCGCTCAACTGACCGGCCGGGTCTGCCATCGCGTCAACGACGAAGCCTCCGCGAAGATGGCCCTCGGCGACATCGCCCCCGAAGCCGTCCTCGCCGCATGCGCCATCGCTCCCGAGCTGCCCGGCCTGGCCGTGGCCGGTGACACCTCCGGCGGCTGGTCCCGCATCCGCACGCCGTACCTGTCCCTCGGCGACGCTGCCGGGATCTGCCGGGAATCGGCCCACCTGGTGCCCGACCTGCCCGCGCTCAAGCCGTTCCAGCCCTACGTGCCCGTACTGTCCGTCGAGTCCCCGGCCCCGGCGGTACAGCCGCACCCGCTGACCGACTGA
- a CDS encoding GntR family transcriptional regulator: MPSLPSGLLGDLDPTSDRAVFRQIADQLREAIDRGRFKEGEKLPSEAELVDHYGVSRMTVRNSFSVLQGEGLVHAEHGKGVFVRPRPPVRRLASDRFARRHREQGKSAFIVEANAAGSHPQVDSLEVKEEKASQDVSARLGSVRRVLARRRRYLLDGRPVEFAASYLPLDIARGTPIAEPNPGPGGIYARLEELGHRLDHFEEEIRARMPSPAEVKTLRLASGVPVIHLIRTAFDTEGRAVEVCDTVMAADAYVLSYQLPAT, encoded by the coding sequence GTGCCCTCTCTTCCTTCCGGCCTCCTCGGCGATCTCGACCCCACGAGCGATCGTGCGGTTTTCCGGCAGATCGCCGACCAGCTGCGCGAGGCCATCGACCGTGGGCGGTTCAAGGAGGGCGAGAAGCTGCCCTCGGAAGCGGAACTTGTCGATCACTACGGGGTATCCCGGATGACGGTCCGAAACTCCTTCTCCGTCCTCCAGGGCGAAGGACTCGTGCACGCCGAGCACGGCAAGGGCGTCTTCGTGCGACCACGGCCGCCCGTGCGGCGGCTCGCCTCCGACCGGTTCGCCCGGCGGCACCGTGAGCAGGGCAAGTCCGCCTTCATCGTCGAAGCGAACGCCGCCGGCAGTCACCCTCAGGTCGACAGCCTTGAGGTGAAGGAAGAAAAGGCCAGTCAGGACGTCTCGGCCCGGCTCGGGTCCGTGCGGCGGGTGCTGGCGCGTCGGCGCCGGTATCTGCTCGACGGTCGTCCGGTCGAGTTCGCCGCGTCCTATCTGCCCCTGGACATCGCGCGCGGTACGCCGATCGCCGAACCCAACCCCGGCCCCGGTGGCATCTACGCCCGGCTGGAGGAGCTGGGCCATCGCCTCGATCACTTCGAGGAGGAGATCCGGGCCCGGATGCCCTCGCCCGCAGAGGTGAAGACGCTGCGGCTGGCCTCCGGTGTGCCGGTCATTCACCTGATCCGCACTGCCTTCGACACCGAGGGGCGGGCCGTTGAGGTCTGCGACACGGTTATGGCGGCGGATGCGTACGTGCTGTCGTATCAGCTTCCGGCGACGTAA